From a region of the Desulfobacterales bacterium genome:
- the dsrB gene encoding dissimilatory-type sulfite reductase subunit beta: MGFDPENPMKDRITDIGPPHFAQFYPQVIKENKGKWLYHEIIQPGVLLHVSETGAECYTVRVASARLISTSLILDICDIADAHCDGVLRFTTRNNVEFMVDSADKVQPLVDACNAHGMLPVGGTGAGVSNPVHTQGWVHCHTPATDASGVVKAVMDELFDYFTSMTLPAKVRVALACCLNMCGAVHCSDIAILGVHRKPPLVDHDTITAVCELPLAIAACPLGAIKPAKGINSAGEEVKSVTVKNERCMFCGNCYTMCPSMPLADPEGDGIAILVGGKISNSRSMPKFSKMVIPFLPNTPPRWPETVAAVKNILEVYAADANKYERLGEWAERIGWEKFFEKCDIPFSDKTIDDYRLAYDTWRTTTQFKFTNHIK, translated from the coding sequence ATGGGCTTTGATCCTGAAAATCCAATGAAAGATAGAATCACTGATATTGGTCCGCCCCATTTTGCGCAGTTCTACCCGCAGGTGATCAAGGAAAACAAGGGCAAGTGGCTGTATCACGAGATTATCCAGCCCGGCGTACTGTTGCATGTCAGCGAGACCGGCGCCGAATGTTATACCGTTCGGGTAGCCAGTGCCCGGCTGATCAGTACCTCGCTGATCCTTGACATATGCGATATCGCCGACGCCCACTGTGACGGGGTTCTCCGTTTCACCACCCGGAACAACGTTGAGTTCATGGTCGACTCCGCTGACAAGGTCCAGCCCCTGGTTGATGCCTGTAACGCCCATGGCATGTTGCCGGTCGGCGGCACCGGCGCCGGTGTGTCCAACCCGGTTCATACCCAGGGCTGGGTCCACTGTCATACCCCGGCAACCGATGCCTCGGGCGTGGTCAAGGCGGTCATGGATGAGCTGTTCGATTACTTCACCAGCATGACCCTGCCGGCCAAGGTGCGCGTGGCCCTGGCCTGCTGCCTCAACATGTGCGGTGCGGTTCACTGCTCCGATATCGCCATCCTCGGTGTGCATCGCAAGCCGCCGCTGGTCGATCACGATACCATCACCGCGGTCTGTGAGCTGCCCCTGGCCATTGCCGCCTGTCCGCTGGGCGCGATCAAACCTGCCAAGGGTATCAACAGCGCCGGGGAAGAGGTTAAGAGCGTCACGGTAAAAAACGAGCGCTGCATGTTCTGCGGCAACTGTTACACCATGTGCCCTTCCATGCCGCTTGCTGATCCTGAGGGCGACGGGATTGCCATCCTGGTGGGCGGCAAGATCTCCAACTCCCGGTCAATGCCGAAATTCTCCAAAATGGTTATCCCCTTCCTGCCCAACACTCCGCCGCGCTGGCCGGAAACCGTTGCCGCGGTGAAGAATATCCTTGAGGTCTATGCCGCGGACGCCAATAAGTACGAGCGGCTCGGCGAATGGGCCGAACGGATCGGCTGGGAGAAGTTCTTTGAAAAATGCGACATTCCGTTCTCGGATAAGACCATCGACGATTACCGCCTGGCATATGACACCTGGAGAACCACTACCCAGTTCAAGTTCACGAACCATATTAAATAA
- a CDS encoding dissimilatory sulfite reductase D family protein, translated as MADKDEIKAVIIEKLTKAKKPALYLKDMHKWFKDDPSVKPRLIKNVANEMVRESKLMFWSSGSSTMYALPDRVKDEDKRGV; from the coding sequence ATGGCTGACAAAGATGAAATCAAGGCAGTAATCATTGAGAAGTTGACCAAGGCCAAGAAACCGGCCTTGTATCTCAAGGACATGCATAAATGGTTCAAGGATGATCCCTCGGTGAAACCCCGGTTGATCAAAAATGTTGCCAACGAGATGGTCAGAGAGAGCAAGCTGATGTTCTGGTCCAGCGGCAGCAGCACCATGTATGCACTGCCTGACAGGGTAAAAGACGAGGACAAGCGGGGAGTTTAG
- the bamA gene encoding outer membrane protein assembly factor BamA has product MKRFPVVSSLSVLPSLARAPRPFIRSLYLLFLCCLAGSLLAPASARAATRQNTIFLPLQINASTDREQLTVQADTILKEVLAGSDAFRRTFRLVNRAEAEKLIDYQGTWPPPVKALQAIGGTGADYVVAGSLTQLGRLRSIDLKVFDLLAPASPAYFFVEVKEGETLAQAVDKLAAQVLAHVGRQFLIARITPQGNVRIDSGAIRHQIKSKVGDIYEPARLQQDLKNVFKMGYFDDVRIKVIDTVKGKELIFAVKEKPLIGQVVITGAKELKEKTVRESISIMPNTIVNPHKVKEAAANIRALYKEEGFYNTTVKAEITAPKKGRVNVRFLIDEGSKVYIKEVRFVGNKSYKARKLKKVIQTSAKGIFSWFTDSGLLKQEVLDQDVARLTAYYYNLGYIEARVGQPEVVQKGNWLYITFNIFEGQRYRVGRITITGDLIEAESALLARLKLKDEEYLSRKILREDILRLTDYYSEKGYAYAEVNPAVSESGTEKRVDVTINISKGELVHFQRITISGNTRTRDRVIRRDLDIKEGGIFNSKALRTSHQKLYRLDFFEDIQITPEQTDDKTKMDVKVEVKEKPTGAFSIGAGYSSVDNVMLMAEISQNNFLGKGQRLAFDVNLSSTTNRYNISFTEPRVNDSKLLVAVNLYNWRKIFSDYTKDSTGGSLWLSHPIWEKWQGGLGYGYDNANLTDVSAAASQIIIDSADIHVTSYVLLGLTRDTRDSRLDPGKGSINSINVKYAGGPLGGDSAFTKTEVTSSWFFPFVKETTFHIKGSAGQLVRNPDGELPVFEKFYLGGINTIRGFSSNRISPVDPATGERIGGTRMWYTNIEWIFPLFEDAGLKGVVFFDAGNVYEDEWDLGRIKKSIGGGFRWASPMGPLRLEWGYVIGPEANEEQSNWDFSIGGSF; this is encoded by the coding sequence ATGAAACGGTTCCCTGTAGTCTCATCCCTTTCGGTCCTTCCGTCCCTGGCAAGGGCCCCTCGGCCCTTTATCCGCTCCCTGTACCTGCTCTTCCTCTGCTGTCTTGCCGGGAGCTTGCTGGCGCCTGCTTCGGCCCGGGCCGCAACCCGGCAGAACACCATTTTTCTGCCGTTGCAGATCAACGCCTCCACGGACCGCGAACAGCTTACCGTCCAGGCCGACACCATCCTGAAGGAGGTCCTTGCAGGCTCTGACGCCTTTCGCCGGACCTTCCGGCTTGTCAACCGGGCGGAAGCGGAAAAATTAATCGACTACCAGGGGACATGGCCGCCGCCGGTCAAGGCCCTGCAGGCCATCGGCGGCACCGGCGCCGACTATGTGGTGGCCGGCAGCCTCACTCAGTTAGGCCGGCTCCGCAGCATTGATCTCAAGGTTTTTGATCTGCTGGCCCCTGCCTCACCAGCCTATTTTTTTGTCGAGGTCAAGGAAGGGGAGACCCTGGCCCAGGCCGTTGATAAGTTGGCGGCCCAGGTTCTGGCCCATGTCGGCCGGCAATTTCTCATTGCCAGGATCACTCCCCAGGGCAATGTCCGGATCGACTCCGGTGCCATTCGCCATCAGATCAAAAGCAAGGTCGGAGACATTTATGAACCGGCCCGGCTCCAGCAGGATCTCAAAAACGTCTTCAAAATGGGTTATTTTGACGATGTCCGGATCAAGGTGATCGACACGGTAAAAGGCAAGGAACTCATATTTGCGGTCAAGGAAAAACCGCTCATCGGCCAGGTGGTGATCACCGGCGCCAAGGAGTTGAAAGAGAAGACAGTGCGCGAGTCCATCTCGATCATGCCCAATACCATTGTCAATCCCCACAAAGTCAAAGAGGCTGCCGCCAATATCCGCGCCCTGTACAAGGAAGAAGGGTTCTACAACACCACGGTCAAGGCCGAGATCACCGCGCCCAAAAAAGGGCGGGTAAATGTCCGCTTTCTCATCGACGAGGGGAGCAAGGTCTACATCAAGGAGGTACGCTTTGTCGGCAACAAATCATACAAGGCGCGCAAGCTGAAGAAGGTGATCCAGACCTCGGCAAAGGGTATTTTTTCCTGGTTTACCGACTCCGGGCTGCTCAAGCAGGAGGTCCTTGACCAGGACGTGGCCCGGCTCACCGCCTATTATTACAACCTCGGGTACATTGAGGCCAGGGTGGGCCAACCAGAGGTGGTTCAAAAAGGGAACTGGCTCTACATAACCTTTAATATCTTTGAGGGGCAACGCTATCGGGTGGGCAGGATCACCATAACCGGTGATCTGATCGAGGCAGAGTCCGCCCTGCTCGCCCGGCTCAAACTCAAGGACGAAGAGTATCTGAGCCGGAAGATTCTGCGCGAGGATATCCTCAGGCTGACCGATTACTATTCGGAAAAGGGGTATGCCTATGCCGAGGTCAACCCGGCGGTATCTGAAAGCGGTACGGAAAAAAGGGTGGATGTCACCATCAATATTTCCAAGGGAGAACTGGTCCACTTCCAACGGATCACCATCTCCGGCAATACCCGGACCCGGGACCGGGTGATTCGCCGGGACCTGGACATCAAGGAAGGTGGCATCTTCAACTCCAAGGCCCTGCGTACCAGCCACCAGAAACTTTATCGACTCGACTTTTTCGAGGACATTCAAATCACTCCGGAACAGACCGACGACAAGACGAAAATGGATGTCAAGGTCGAGGTCAAGGAGAAACCCACCGGGGCTTTCAGTATCGGCGCCGGCTATAGCTCGGTGGACAACGTGATGCTCATGGCCGAGATCAGCCAGAATAATTTCCTGGGCAAGGGCCAGCGGCTGGCCTTTGACGTCAATCTCAGCAGCACGACCAACCGCTACAACATCAGTTTCACCGAACCCCGGGTAAACGATTCCAAATTACTGGTGGCGGTCAACCTCTACAACTGGAGAAAGATTTTTTCCGACTACACCAAGGACTCCACCGGCGGCTCCCTCTGGTTATCCCACCCGATCTGGGAGAAGTGGCAGGGGGGGCTGGGCTATGGGTACGACAATGCCAACCTCACCGATGTCTCGGCCGCGGCATCGCAGATAATCATCGATTCGGCCGACATTCACGTTACCAGCTATGTTCTCCTCGGACTCACCCGGGACACCCGGGACAGCCGCCTTGATCCGGGCAAGGGTTCGATAAATTCGATCAACGTCAAATATGCCGGCGGCCCCCTGGGCGGTGACAGCGCCTTTACCAAGACCGAGGTCACCAGCAGCTGGTTCTTCCCCTTTGTCAAGGAAACCACCTTTCACATCAAGGGCTCGGCCGGGCAGTTGGTGCGCAATCCCGACGGCGAGCTGCCGGTATTCGAGAAGTTCTACCTCGGCGGGATCAACACCATCAGGGGCTTCAGCTCCAACAGGATCAGCCCCGTGGACCCGGCCACCGGGGAGCGGATCGGCGGCACCAGAATGTGGTATACCAACATCGAATGGATCTTCCCGCTGTTCGAGGACGCCGGTCTCAAGGGGGTGGTCTTTTTTGACGCCGGCAATGTCTATGAAGACGAATGGGATCTCGGCCGGATCAAAAAAAGCATTGGCGGCGGTTTCCGCTGGGCCTCGCCCATGGGACCGCTGCGGCTGGAATGGGGCTATGTCATCGGACCGGAGGCCAATGAAGAACAGAGCAACTGGGACTTCAGCATCGGTGGGAGTTTCTGA
- the dsrA gene encoding dissimilatory-type sulfite reductase subunit alpha — MPKHDTPLLDQLESGPWPSFVKDLKRQAEKNPACWDILGQLELSYIDKITHWKHGGIVGVFGYGGGIVGRYSDQPTKFPGVAHFHTVRVNQPSSKFYSTKLLRQICEIWDRRGSGMTNMHGSTGDMVLLGTFTEELEEIFYELTHDVGVDLGGSGGNLRTPSCCLGQARCEWACYDTASACHEITMAYQDELHRPAFPYKFKTKFSGCPNDCVAAGVRSDMAAIGNWRDDIRMDQAAVKSYIAGEFPPNGGAHSGRDWGPFDIQKEVIDLCPTGCMWMEGDELKIDNAECTHCMHCINIMPRALRPGVEQGATILFGAKAPILDGAQIATMIVPFIKMDAENDFEEYKEILEKSWDWWMEEGKNRERIGETMQRVGLPTFLKVMEIEPIPQHTKEPRSNPYVFWQSEEVPGGFERSLAEFRARNPM, encoded by the coding sequence ATGCCAAAGCATGACACGCCGTTGTTGGACCAACTGGAAAGTGGCCCGTGGCCGAGTTTTGTCAAGGACCTTAAGAGGCAGGCCGAGAAAAACCCCGCATGCTGGGATATTCTGGGCCAACTGGAGTTATCTTATATAGATAAGATCACCCACTGGAAACATGGCGGCATCGTTGGTGTCTTCGGTTACGGCGGTGGTATTGTCGGCCGTTACTCCGACCAGCCCACGAAATTTCCCGGGGTGGCCCACTTCCATACCGTTCGAGTCAATCAGCCGTCCAGTAAATTCTACAGCACTAAACTCTTAAGACAGATCTGCGAGATCTGGGACCGGCGCGGCAGCGGGATGACCAATATGCACGGTTCCACCGGTGACATGGTACTGCTCGGCACCTTTACCGAGGAACTGGAAGAGATTTTTTATGAGTTGACCCATGATGTCGGCGTGGACCTCGGCGGTTCCGGCGGCAACCTGCGAACCCCCTCCTGCTGTCTCGGCCAGGCCCGTTGCGAGTGGGCCTGTTATGATACCGCATCCGCCTGCCATGAGATCACCATGGCTTATCAGGATGAGTTGCATCGGCCGGCCTTCCCCTACAAGTTCAAGACCAAATTCTCCGGCTGCCCCAATGACTGTGTTGCGGCCGGGGTGCGTTCCGACATGGCTGCTATCGGCAACTGGCGCGATGATATCCGCATGGATCAGGCCGCGGTCAAGAGTTATATTGCCGGTGAGTTCCCGCCCAACGGCGGCGCCCATTCCGGCCGCGACTGGGGTCCTTTCGACATCCAGAAAGAGGTTATCGACCTATGCCCCACCGGCTGTATGTGGATGGAAGGCGATGAGCTGAAGATCGACAACGCTGAGTGTACCCACTGCATGCATTGCATCAACATAATGCCCAGGGCCCTGCGCCCCGGTGTTGAGCAAGGCGCCACCATCCTGTTCGGCGCCAAGGCCCCGATCCTCGACGGTGCCCAGATCGCCACCATGATCGTGCCGTTTATCAAGATGGATGCTGAAAACGATTTCGAGGAGTACAAGGAGATCCTCGAGAAGTCCTGGGACTGGTGGATGGAGGAAGGCAAGAACCGCGAGCGGATCGGTGAGACCATGCAGCGTGTCGGCCTGCCCACCTTTCTGAAGGTTATGGAAATCGAGCCGATTCCGCAGCACACCAAGGAGCCGCGCTCCAACCCATATGTCTTCTGGCAATCGGAAGAGGTCCCCGGCGGCTTTGAGCGCTCACTCGCCGAGTTCCGCGCCCGGAACCCGATGTAA
- the ahcY gene encoding adenosylhomocysteinase has product MSDTVEFTDYKVADITLADWGRKEISIAETEMPGLMALRREYAGKNPLAGARITGSLHMTIQTAVLIETLIDLGARVRWASCNIFSTQDHAAAAIAADNIPVYAWKGETIEEYWWCTEQAINWPDGQGPNMILDDGGDATLLLHKGVEFEKAGAVPEPVADDNQEWTAVLGLLKRTFASDNRTWTRMAANIRGVTEETTTGVHRLYHMENEGTLLFPAMNVNDSVTKSKFDNLYGCRESLLDGIKRATDVMIAGKIALVLGYGDVGKGCAQAFRGMGATVWITEIDPICALQAAMEGYRVVTMEEAAPQADIFVTATGNLNVINHDHMAAMKDQAIVCNIGHFDSEIDIASLRKYQWENIKPQVDHVIFPDNKRIIVLAEGRLVNLGCATGHPSFVMSASFTNQVLAQIELFSNRDSYENKVYVLPKVLDEKVAWLHLQKIGAKITTMTHEQAEYIGVPRQGPFKPEHYRY; this is encoded by the coding sequence ATGTCCGATACAGTTGAATTTACCGATTATAAGGTCGCAGATATCACCCTGGCCGACTGGGGCCGTAAAGAGATCTCCATTGCCGAAACCGAGATGCCCGGCCTGATGGCGCTCCGCCGGGAGTACGCCGGCAAAAACCCCTTGGCCGGTGCCCGGATTACCGGCTCACTGCATATGACCATCCAGACGGCGGTGTTGATCGAAACCCTGATCGATCTCGGCGCCCGGGTCCGCTGGGCCTCCTGCAACATCTTCTCCACCCAGGACCACGCCGCCGCGGCCATCGCCGCGGACAACATCCCGGTCTATGCCTGGAAGGGCGAAACCATTGAGGAGTACTGGTGGTGCACCGAGCAGGCCATCAACTGGCCCGACGGCCAGGGTCCCAATATGATCCTGGACGATGGCGGTGACGCCACCCTGCTGCTCCACAAGGGGGTCGAATTTGAAAAGGCCGGCGCGGTTCCCGAGCCCGTTGCCGACGACAACCAGGAGTGGACTGCGGTCCTGGGCCTGCTGAAACGAACCTTTGCCTCGGACAACCGTACCTGGACCAGGATGGCGGCCAATATCCGCGGGGTGACCGAGGAGACCACCACTGGTGTCCACCGCCTCTATCACATGGAGAACGAAGGCACCCTGCTCTTTCCGGCGATGAACGTCAACGACTCGGTTACCAAATCCAAGTTCGACAATCTCTACGGCTGCCGCGAGTCGCTGCTCGACGGCATCAAGCGGGCCACCGATGTGATGATTGCCGGCAAGATCGCCTTGGTTCTGGGCTATGGCGATGTGGGCAAGGGCTGTGCCCAGGCATTCCGCGGCATGGGGGCCACGGTCTGGATCACTGAAATTGATCCCATCTGCGCCCTGCAGGCGGCCATGGAGGGCTACCGGGTGGTGACCATGGAAGAGGCTGCCCCGCAGGCCGACATATTCGTCACTGCCACCGGCAACCTCAACGTGATCAATCACGACCATATGGCGGCCATGAAGGACCAGGCCATTGTCTGCAACATCGGCCATTTCGATTCCGAGATCGATATTGCCTCCCTGCGCAAGTACCAGTGGGAGAATATCAAACCCCAGGTAGACCATGTCATCTTCCCGGACAACAAACGGATCATCGTCCTGGCCGAGGGGCGTCTGGTTAACCTGGGCTGCGCCACCGGCCATCCGAGCTTCGTGATGTCCGCCTCCTTTACCAACCAGGTGCTGGCCCAGATCGAATTATTCTCCAATCGCGACAGCTACGAGAACAAGGTCTACGTGCTGCCCAAGGTCCTGGACGAGAAGGTGGCGTGGCTCCACCTGCAAAAGATCGGCGCCAAGATCACCACCATGACCCATGAACAGGCCGAGTATATAGGGGTTCCCCGGCAAGGGCCGTTCAAACCGGAACACTATCGCTATTAG
- a CDS encoding biotin--[acetyl-CoA-carboxylase] ligase, translating to MVDGEAGFYILEWFASTESTNSLALQKARNAAPAWTVVAADTQTGGRGRLKRTWVSPPGVGLYFSVVLRPRLELQELPLVTLAAAVAVCRGVESVCGVSPAIKWPNDLLFDGRKLGGILIESESLTGADQPATIIGIGINVTTRAAQLPSELREQAISLAIATGNRYSRHDLLDAIVKALQTVMDALEGGKKKEVFDQWQARDGLIGNTLTWVTISGQRITGKALGIDDHGHYHIRDQAGISHEVLSGDLAMDTGNLNNRITNRE from the coding sequence ATGGTGGACGGGGAAGCTGGGTTCTATATCCTCGAGTGGTTCGCGTCGACAGAATCCACCAATTCCCTGGCCCTGCAAAAGGCCCGCAACGCTGCCCCTGCCTGGACAGTTGTTGCGGCCGACACCCAGACCGGGGGCCGGGGCCGGCTCAAACGGACCTGGGTCTCGCCGCCTGGGGTGGGGCTCTATTTTTCAGTGGTTCTCCGGCCACGGCTTGAGCTACAGGAGCTGCCCCTGGTCACCTTGGCCGCCGCAGTGGCGGTATGCAGGGGGGTTGAGAGCGTGTGTGGCGTCTCTCCGGCCATCAAGTGGCCCAATGATCTCCTGTTCGATGGCCGCAAGCTGGGCGGAATCCTCATCGAAAGCGAATCTCTCACCGGGGCGGACCAGCCGGCAACCATTATCGGCATCGGCATCAATGTGACCACCCGGGCTGCGCAGTTGCCGTCCGAATTGAGAGAACAGGCGATCTCTCTTGCCATTGCCACCGGAAATCGCTATTCACGGCACGATCTGCTGGATGCCATTGTCAAGGCGCTACAAACGGTAATGGATGCGCTGGAAGGGGGCAAGAAGAAGGAGGTGTTTGATCAGTGGCAGGCCCGGGACGGGTTGATCGGCAACACCCTGACCTGGGTAACCATTTCCGGTCAGCGGATTACCGGCAAGGCCCTGGGCATCGACGACCACGGCCACTATCATATCCGCGACCAGGCCGGGATCAGCCATGAAGTACTATCCGGTGATCTTGCCATGGATACAGGGAATTTGAATAATCGAATCACGAACCGCGAGTGA
- the metK gene encoding methionine adenosyltransferase, giving the protein MPNYLFTSESVSEGHPDKVADQISDAILDAIMTQDTGCRVACETMVTTGMALVAGEITTSAWVDMPQIVRDTIKEIGYNSSEMGFDSQSCAVLTSIDKQSPDIAQGVNEGTGLDLDQGAGDQGLMFGYATSETKVLMPMPITYAHRLMKRQAEVRKTGHLPWLRPDAKSQVTIEYNDHGPKRVEAIVISTQHDPVIDYGDLKEAVIEEIVKPVIPERMVDENTKYFINPTGRFVIGGPAADCGVTGRKIIVDTYGGMGSHGGGAFSGKDPSKVDRSSSYMGRYVAKNIVAAGLAKELEVQIAYAIGIAQPVSINVVSFGTGKVSDQRIRQLITEHFDLRPKAIIQQLDLLRPIYKKTAAYGHFGRERDEFTWEKTDKAEILRDAAGLK; this is encoded by the coding sequence ATGCCCAATTACCTGTTTACTTCAGAGTCTGTTTCCGAAGGCCATCCCGACAAGGTGGCCGACCAGATATCAGACGCCATTCTTGATGCGATCATGACCCAGGATACCGGCTGCCGGGTGGCCTGCGAGACCATGGTCACCACCGGCATGGCCTTGGTCGCCGGCGAGATCACCACCAGCGCCTGGGTGGACATGCCCCAGATTGTCCGCGACACGATCAAGGAGATCGGCTACAATTCCTCGGAGATGGGATTCGACTCCCAGTCCTGTGCCGTGCTCACCAGCATTGACAAACAGTCCCCGGATATCGCTCAGGGGGTCAACGAGGGGACCGGGCTTGACCTTGACCAGGGGGCCGGCGATCAGGGATTGATGTTCGGCTACGCCACTTCCGAGACCAAGGTGCTGATGCCGATGCCGATCACCTATGCCCACCGGCTGATGAAACGCCAGGCCGAGGTGCGCAAGACCGGCCATCTCCCCTGGTTGCGGCCGGACGCCAAGAGCCAGGTCACCATTGAATATAATGATCACGGGCCCAAGCGGGTCGAGGCGATCGTTATCTCCACCCAGCACGACCCGGTGATCGATTACGGTGACCTCAAGGAAGCGGTGATAGAGGAGATCGTCAAGCCGGTTATTCCCGAACGCATGGTGGACGAAAACACCAAGTACTTCATCAACCCTACCGGCCGTTTCGTTATCGGCGGACCGGCGGCCGACTGCGGGGTGACCGGCCGCAAGATCATCGTTGATACTTACGGCGGCATGGGCTCCCACGGCGGCGGCGCCTTTTCCGGCAAGGATCCCTCCAAGGTCGACCGTTCCTCCTCCTACATGGGGCGCTATGTGGCCAAGAATATTGTCGCCGCCGGACTGGCAAAAGAGCTTGAGGTGCAGATCGCCTATGCCATCGGCATCGCCCAGCCGGTCTCCATCAATGTTGTTTCCTTCGGCACCGGCAAGGTCAGCGACCAGAGGATCAGACAGCTTATTACCGAACATTTCGATCTCAGGCCCAAGGCGATTATCCAGCAGCTGGATCTGCTGCGGCCGATTTACAAAAAGACCGCGGCCTACGGCCATTTCGGCAGGGAGCGGGATGAGTTCACCTGGGAAAAAACCGACAAGGCGGAAATTCTCCGCGATGCAGCCGGCTTAAAATAG